One window from the genome of Thermus sediminis encodes:
- a CDS encoding protein kinase domain-containing protein — MVSLLALLLVLLTALLAVRLGPWPIFFLLALLAGAGVALGVGLEAVFPWLLLLLGVLVAPRVYLGPRRRERRRKVSKERRPTRAKTTEEVESLSQRYEILEKVGVGGMATVYKAKDKKTGRLVALKVPQERFVGDPRFVRRFHREAEVLSRMDHPNIVKVYDHGQVDGVHFIAMEFLEGEGLDKLIEERRLSLGQTAAILARVAEALRHIHAQGIVHRDIKPGNIMVLRGALREDGVDPRGVRLMDFGIAAGKVLTRLTITGARIGTPVYMSPEQAKGQKLDHRSDIYSLGIVLYEALTGQPPFTGGYETVIHQQIFQVPTPPKQLRPEIPQGLSDLVLRMLEKDPGKRPSLEEVIRGLEGPWEEEKGLPHPHYLTVGVEAKKGSVRLLDLEGIPARLLSGIGSAPGQFPAPPLSVAADGEGGIWVSVFEHGARLLHRFSPEGELLLSTGPYGMKPGEFLFPLGLAVNDGILFVLDGETATISLLDLEGRYQGRFGGQGPGRGTFQDPKALVASGGFLFVLDYGNRQVQRLSLEGRYLSRYAFRRSKESEELRLLGGVGVEGERLYLYDVEAGKVRALDLSGTLLASFALPLLEGEDRMSLVELLPFSGILYAVRRGSSRIHRINLETGEALAPLEAYAPVRALSLWQNPS, encoded by the coding sequence ATGGTCTCCCTTCTCGCCCTGCTTCTGGTCCTCCTTACCGCCCTTTTGGCGGTTCGCCTTGGCCCTTGGCCCATTTTCTTTCTCCTCGCCCTCCTCGCCGGGGCGGGGGTGGCCTTGGGGGTGGGATTGGAGGCGGTTTTCCCCTGGCTTCTCCTCCTCCTAGGGGTCCTGGTGGCTCCCCGGGTCTACCTAGGTCCCAGGCGCCGGGAGAGAAGGCGGAAGGTATCCAAGGAGAGGCGTCCCACCCGGGCCAAGACCACGGAGGAGGTGGAGAGCCTCTCCCAGCGTTACGAGATCCTGGAGAAGGTGGGGGTGGGGGGGATGGCCACCGTGTACAAGGCCAAGGACAAGAAGACGGGCCGCTTGGTGGCCCTGAAGGTGCCCCAGGAGCGGTTTGTGGGCGACCCCCGCTTCGTGCGCCGCTTCCACCGGGAGGCGGAGGTCCTTTCCCGGATGGACCACCCCAACATCGTCAAGGTCTACGACCACGGCCAGGTGGACGGGGTTCACTTCATCGCCATGGAGTTTCTGGAGGGGGAGGGCCTGGACAAGCTCATTGAGGAGCGGCGCCTGAGCCTGGGGCAGACCGCGGCCATCCTGGCCCGGGTAGCGGAGGCCCTCAGGCACATCCACGCCCAGGGCATCGTCCACCGGGACATCAAGCCGGGGAACATCATGGTCCTAAGGGGGGCCCTGCGGGAGGACGGGGTGGACCCCAGGGGGGTGCGCCTCATGGACTTCGGCATCGCCGCGGGCAAGGTGCTCACCCGCCTCACCATCACCGGGGCCAGGATTGGCACCCCCGTCTACATGAGCCCGGAGCAGGCCAAGGGGCAGAAGCTGGACCACCGCTCGGACATCTACTCCTTGGGCATCGTCCTCTACGAGGCCCTGACCGGCCAGCCCCCCTTCACCGGGGGGTATGAGACCGTGATCCACCAGCAGATCTTCCAGGTCCCCACCCCTCCCAAGCAGCTCAGGCCGGAGATCCCCCAGGGCCTTTCCGACCTGGTCCTCAGGATGCTGGAAAAGGACCCCGGCAAGCGCCCCAGCCTGGAGGAGGTGATCCGGGGCCTCGAGGGCCCCTGGGAGGAGGAGAAGGGCCTGCCCCACCCCCACTACCTCACGGTGGGGGTGGAGGCCAAGAAGGGTTCCGTGCGCCTTCTGGACCTGGAGGGCATCCCTGCCCGGCTCCTCTCCGGCATCGGCTCCGCCCCGGGCCAGTTTCCCGCCCCGCCCCTCTCCGTGGCCGCCGATGGGGAAGGGGGTATCTGGGTCTCGGTCTTTGAGCACGGGGCCAGGCTCCTCCACCGCTTCTCCCCCGAGGGGGAGCTCCTCCTTTCCACGGGGCCCTATGGGATGAAGCCGGGGGAGTTTCTCTTCCCCTTAGGCCTGGCGGTGAACGATGGCATCCTCTTCGTCCTGGACGGGGAGACGGCCACCATCAGCCTTCTGGACCTCGAGGGGCGGTACCAGGGGCGCTTCGGGGGCCAGGGGCCCGGCCGAGGCACCTTCCAAGACCCCAAGGCCCTGGTGGCCTCCGGTGGGTTCCTCTTCGTCCTGGACTACGGCAACCGCCAGGTGCAGAGGCTTTCCCTGGAAGGGCGGTACCTCTCCCGCTACGCCTTCCGGCGCTCCAAAGAAAGCGAGGAGCTTAGGCTCCTCGGCGGGGTGGGGGTGGAGGGGGAGAGGCTTTACCTCTACGACGTGGAGGCGGGCAAGGTGCGGGCCTTGGACCTCTCCGGGACCCTTCTGGCCTCCTTTGCCCTGCCCCTTCTGGAGGGGGAGGACCGCATGAGCCTGGTGGAGCTTTTGCCCTTTTCCGGCATCCTCTATGCGGTCCGGCGGGGGTCTAGCCGCATCCACCGCATCAACCTGGAGACGGGGGAGGCCCTTGCCCCCTTGGAGGCCTACGCCCCGGTGCGGGCCCTTTCCCTTTGGCAGAACCCGTCATGA
- a CDS encoding PP2C family protein-serine/threonine phosphatase: protein MRLAPRFQVAAVSHVGRRRNNEDFHRVLRLDVPPGNLFLLAVADGMGGMEAGEWASKVAIEALSEAAKAYAEYLRVGRPAVGLKRVMEKALALAQRRVEQEAKKPGRRGMGSTLTALLYGDWLKEGVVGHIGDSRAYLFGPGGLRRLTEDHSWVAERLREGVLTKTEAEHHPYRNVLTRALGLPEARFDLLEVRLPPGEGVLLVTDGLYGLVPEEEWRLGRDLQGSLEALVAEALRRGGDDNVTAVALRAE from the coding sequence ATGCGCCTCGCCCCCCGGTTCCAGGTGGCCGCTGTCTCCCACGTGGGCCGCCGCCGGAACAACGAAGACTTCCACCGGGTGCTCCGCCTTGATGTGCCCCCGGGAAACCTTTTCCTCTTGGCGGTGGCCGATGGCATGGGGGGGATGGAGGCGGGGGAATGGGCCAGCAAGGTGGCCATTGAGGCCCTCTCTGAGGCGGCCAAGGCCTATGCGGAATACCTCAGGGTCGGGCGCCCCGCTGTGGGCCTGAAGCGGGTCATGGAGAAGGCCTTGGCCCTGGCCCAGAGGCGGGTGGAGCAGGAGGCGAAGAAACCGGGGAGGCGAGGGATGGGCAGCACCCTAACCGCTTTGCTCTATGGGGACTGGCTCAAGGAGGGGGTGGTGGGGCACATCGGCGACTCCCGGGCCTACCTCTTCGGTCCCGGGGGCCTCCGCCGCCTCACCGAGGACCACTCCTGGGTAGCGGAGCGCCTTAGGGAGGGCGTCTTGACCAAGACTGAGGCGGAGCACCACCCCTACCGCAACGTCCTCACCCGGGCCCTGGGCCTCCCCGAGGCTCGCTTTGACCTTCTGGAGGTGCGCCTTCCCCCCGGGGAGGGGGTGCTTCTGGTCACCGATGGGCTTTACGGCCTGGTCCCGGAGGAGGAGTGGCGTCTAGGCAGGGACCTCCAGGGGAGCTTGGAGGCCTTGGTGGCGGAGGCCTTGCGCCGTGGCGGGGACGACAACGTGACCGCCGTGGCCTTGAGGGCAGAGTGA